One window from the genome of Prosthecobacter vanneervenii encodes:
- a CDS encoding MlaA family lipoprotein, translating into MKYHTSTLRLLLLAVSPLLTDCSMTADKKAAQPMALAETSTIAPKGKGAPAKAAPAKPGDEEVDEYATKADIYDPLQGVNRAFFFLNDKLYTLVLRPIAKGYNFILPRPVRKGIDNAFENAKYPVRVVNCTLQGKFKRAGQETAKFAVNTVGGVVGIFRPAEKIPSLANLPDEDTGQTLAKWGIPHGAYIVLPVLGPCSVRDAVGLAGDYALNPVNWPYLYWYGSRSKHDWTIAPPSANTLRTIPTQIDRYDTITKDAVDPYLSARSAYAQNRDEAAKK; encoded by the coding sequence ATGAAATACCACACATCCACACTCCGGCTGCTGTTGCTGGCCGTCTCCCCGCTGCTCACTGATTGCAGCATGACTGCGGACAAGAAAGCTGCGCAGCCCATGGCTCTGGCAGAGACCTCCACGATAGCCCCAAAGGGCAAAGGTGCTCCTGCCAAAGCAGCGCCAGCCAAACCGGGAGACGAGGAGGTGGACGAATATGCCACCAAAGCGGACATCTATGACCCGCTCCAAGGCGTCAATCGTGCGTTCTTCTTCCTAAACGACAAACTTTACACCCTGGTCCTGCGCCCCATCGCCAAAGGCTATAATTTCATTCTGCCCCGCCCGGTGCGTAAGGGGATCGACAATGCCTTTGAGAACGCCAAATATCCCGTGCGTGTGGTGAACTGCACGCTGCAGGGCAAGTTTAAGCGTGCCGGTCAGGAGACTGCCAAGTTTGCCGTCAACACTGTGGGTGGTGTGGTGGGCATCTTCCGTCCTGCAGAAAAGATCCCCTCTCTGGCCAATCTGCCTGACGAGGACACCGGCCAGACGCTGGCCAAGTGGGGTATCCCGCACGGTGCCTACATCGTCTTGCCTGTTCTAGGGCCGTGCAGTGTGCGAGACGCCGTCGGCCTTGCAGGAGACTACGCCCTCAATCCTGTGAACTGGCCCTATCTCTACTGGTATGGCAGCAGGTCCAAGCACGATTGGACCATTGCTCCACCGTCTGCCAACACGCTCCGCACCATCCCGACACAGATCGACAGGTATGACACGATCACCAAGGATGCGGTGGATCCCTACCTCTCCGCGCGCAGCGCCTATGCTCAGAACCGCGATGAAGCGGCCAAGAAGTAG
- a CDS encoding secretin N-terminal domain-containing protein, with protein MSHHPSQLPARLRTAMLLVLLILGMRQASKAQTPGAVPTAPLPAAQPGNGGYVPVGEGATIKVNFPSAPIQAIIPFYTQLTGKKLILDSALQGEMLRIISPQMLTKKDAVAFIEATLLLNGYAIINVDATTAKLINHAGGKSPTADGLKVYNVLHDLPLSEEICHYVLPLQHLSAEEASKAFQQVIKLHSYGAMTPVSNDTALIITENSATIRSICDIAQIIDVPPTETSNEMIKLERSDVEQVAEIVNEIFEQEEKSKMAKSAASNATPNAAAVPNPTARPGAPAVPASPAGSTAATNPAGARVKVFPYRRTNELLVIGRPVDIAYIKGLVQKLDKQSDGSNFLKRRLKYLDVLDFLPVAYNALAKDTDIQGNNDGAVAGAPGGSGGGRRRTSASSNSPSTDANRSSASNSNNGSGFNSSGFGSGNGLGGIFGNSGGQGGSNPNRSLLDNPEDVGAPESMVVGKTLLIADPQSNSLIVSGSPEHIDRIDQLLQEMDVRPQQIYISAIIGQLSLGKNLNYGMDFLQLLNDFSVNRNGAVTTSTGGTTTTTNNNIIQFPAKFGQLNFYGQLGSLSNYIKVINNNNNFKVLATPSIYAKNAAKSVISSGQRIAVPANILTNGGFSAGVANTSVSVTYRDVVLKLEVIPLINSDHEVTLRIAQINDNIVGSQTIGGNTVPTIGTQELVTEVAVKNGATVVLGGLITEKTTKNKNGVIGLSRIPVLGHLFGTTQDQTTRDELLVFIQPRIVRSDDPLDASNEVESTRSRIYDEAMQFSGPDLQNVPRALPARD; from the coding sequence ATGTCCCACCACCCTTCTCAACTGCCAGCCAGGCTGCGCACTGCCATGCTGCTGGTGCTCCTGATCCTGGGCATGCGCCAGGCGAGCAAGGCCCAGACTCCAGGCGCCGTTCCCACCGCGCCACTGCCAGCGGCCCAGCCTGGGAACGGAGGCTACGTGCCGGTGGGAGAGGGGGCCACCATTAAGGTGAACTTCCCCAGCGCCCCCATCCAGGCCATCATCCCTTTTTATACCCAGCTCACGGGCAAAAAGCTCATCCTCGACTCCGCCCTGCAGGGGGAAATGCTGCGCATCATCTCCCCGCAGATGCTCACCAAGAAGGATGCGGTCGCCTTCATCGAAGCTACTCTGTTGCTCAACGGCTACGCCATCATCAACGTGGACGCCACCACAGCCAAGCTGATCAACCACGCCGGAGGCAAAAGCCCCACGGCCGACGGGCTCAAAGTCTATAACGTTCTGCACGACCTGCCACTGAGCGAGGAGATCTGCCACTACGTGCTGCCCCTGCAGCATCTCTCCGCTGAGGAGGCGTCCAAGGCGTTTCAGCAGGTCATCAAACTGCACTCCTATGGCGCAATGACACCGGTTTCCAACGACACCGCGCTCATCATCACGGAAAACAGCGCCACCATCCGCAGCATCTGCGACATCGCCCAGATCATCGACGTCCCCCCCACGGAAACCTCCAATGAAATGATCAAGCTAGAGCGCTCGGATGTGGAGCAGGTGGCCGAGATCGTGAACGAGATCTTTGAGCAGGAGGAGAAATCGAAGATGGCCAAGTCTGCGGCATCCAACGCCACGCCGAATGCCGCTGCAGTGCCCAATCCCACTGCACGCCCTGGCGCCCCCGCAGTGCCCGCCAGTCCGGCTGGCAGCACCGCCGCCACCAATCCGGCTGGTGCACGCGTGAAGGTCTTCCCCTACCGCCGCACCAATGAGCTGCTGGTCATCGGCCGCCCGGTGGACATCGCCTACATCAAGGGGCTGGTGCAGAAGCTCGATAAGCAGAGCGACGGCTCCAACTTCCTCAAACGCCGCCTGAAGTACCTGGACGTACTGGACTTCCTGCCCGTGGCCTACAATGCCCTGGCCAAGGACACCGACATCCAGGGCAACAACGACGGTGCTGTGGCAGGCGCCCCCGGAGGCAGTGGTGGTGGCCGCCGCCGCACCAGTGCCAGCTCAAACTCCCCCTCCACAGACGCCAACCGCAGCAGCGCCAGCAACAGCAATAACGGCAGCGGTTTCAACAGCTCAGGCTTCGGATCGGGCAACGGGCTGGGTGGCATCTTTGGAAATAGCGGTGGTCAGGGCGGGTCCAATCCCAATCGTTCCCTGCTGGACAATCCCGAGGATGTCGGTGCGCCGGAATCCATGGTGGTGGGAAAAACACTCCTAATCGCCGATCCGCAGTCCAACAGTCTCATCGTTTCCGGCTCTCCAGAGCATATCGACCGCATCGACCAGCTGCTGCAGGAAATGGATGTGCGCCCGCAGCAGATCTACATCTCCGCCATCATCGGCCAGCTGAGCCTGGGCAAGAACCTCAACTACGGCATGGATTTCCTCCAGCTGCTCAATGACTTCAGCGTCAACCGCAACGGCGCCGTGACCACCTCCACCGGCGGCACCACCACGACGACCAACAACAACATCATCCAGTTCCCTGCCAAGTTTGGTCAGCTCAACTTCTACGGCCAGCTGGGATCGCTGAGCAACTACATCAAGGTCATCAACAACAACAACAACTTCAAGGTGCTGGCCACGCCAAGCATCTATGCCAAGAACGCCGCCAAGTCCGTCATCTCCTCCGGCCAGCGCATCGCGGTGCCGGCCAATATCCTGACCAATGGAGGCTTCTCCGCCGGTGTGGCCAATACCAGCGTGAGCGTGACCTACCGCGATGTAGTGCTGAAGCTGGAAGTCATCCCGCTGATCAACTCCGACCACGAGGTGACGCTGCGAATCGCCCAGATCAATGACAACATCGTCGGCTCACAGACCATCGGCGGCAACACCGTGCCCACCATCGGCACCCAGGAGCTGGTGACGGAGGTGGCGGTAAAAAACGGCGCCACCGTCGTGCTCGGCGGCCTGATCACAGAGAAGACCACCAAGAATAAAAACGGCGTGATCGGCCTGAGCCGCATCCCCGTTCTGGGTCATCTTTTTGGCACTACGCAGGATCAGACCACGCGCGATGAGCTGCTGGTCTTCATCCAGCCCCGCATCGTGCGCTCAGACGATCCTCTCGATGCCTCCAACGAGGTCGAAAGCACCCGCAGCCGAATTTACGATGAGGCGATGCAGTTCTCCGGCCCAGATCTGCAAAACGTCCCTCGTGCGCTTCCTGCACGAGATTGA
- the ligA gene encoding NAD-dependent DNA ligase LigA translates to MTHAEAASRAAFLSSELHRHNRLYYVEARPEISDQQFDLLLKELQEIEAKFPDLQTPDSPTLRVGGAPLEGFTQITHTVRMMSLDNTYSEEELSAFFARVQKGLGREKVECVIEPKVDGVAITVRYENGVLKYGATRGDGQTGDDVTNNLKTIKRLPLRLPKDGPQTFEVRGEVFMSKAGFAKLNQEREEAGEATFANPRNSTAGTLKLLDPKIVAKRPLDIVFYGLAEASDVESQNEVYALLDAAGLRKADLIWQADSAEGLLQAIRELDEKRKSLPYETDGAVIKVNSFVDQRELGVTSKAPRWAIAYKYQPEQAETKLLAIDIQVGRTGALTPVARLVPVLVSGSTVSNATLHNYEEIERKDIRVGDTVIIEKAGEIIPAVVSVKKELRSGDESTVAAPTHCPVCGTAVHKDEEQVVIRCPNPHCPEVVKRRIEHFVSRGAMDISGLGEAVIAQLVDFKKADGSRLVADVADIYDMDELSLARLDRVGTKSIDNYLKAISSSKQQDPWRLVFGLGILHVGAGGARKLIEHFGGIDAIAKASVEELMQCPDIGEIVAVSIHAWFREANNITLLDRLRAGGLNFTQKAVEAASDKLNGTTWVITGTLSQDRETIADTIRANGGKVSGSVSGKTTYLLAGEDAGSKLDKATKLGVKIVNEAEFRAML, encoded by the coding sequence ATGACCCACGCCGAAGCCGCCAGCCGCGCCGCCTTTCTCAGCTCCGAACTCCACCGCCACAACCGCCTTTACTACGTGGAGGCGCGCCCTGAGATCAGCGACCAGCAGTTTGATTTGCTGCTGAAGGAGTTGCAGGAGATCGAGGCGAAGTTTCCAGACCTGCAGACACCGGACTCACCCACGCTGCGTGTCGGCGGCGCACCGCTGGAGGGATTCACACAGATCACGCACACAGTGCGCATGATGAGCCTGGACAACACCTACTCCGAAGAGGAGTTGAGCGCGTTCTTTGCACGTGTGCAGAAGGGCTTGGGGCGTGAGAAGGTGGAATGCGTGATCGAGCCCAAGGTGGACGGCGTGGCCATCACCGTACGCTATGAAAACGGCGTGCTCAAATACGGTGCCACCCGTGGCGATGGCCAGACGGGTGATGACGTGACGAACAACCTCAAAACCATCAAGCGCCTGCCGCTGCGTCTCCCAAAGGATGGTCCCCAGACCTTTGAAGTGCGTGGCGAGGTGTTCATGTCCAAGGCCGGTTTTGCCAAGCTAAACCAGGAGCGCGAAGAGGCAGGTGAGGCCACCTTTGCCAATCCGCGCAACTCCACTGCGGGAACGTTGAAGCTGCTGGACCCCAAGATCGTGGCCAAGCGCCCTCTCGACATCGTCTTCTACGGTCTGGCCGAGGCAAGCGACGTGGAGTCTCAAAACGAGGTCTATGCCCTGCTGGACGCCGCCGGGCTGCGCAAGGCCGACCTCATCTGGCAAGCCGACAGCGCGGAAGGTCTGCTGCAGGCCATTCGTGAACTGGATGAAAAGCGCAAATCACTCCCCTATGAAACTGACGGTGCCGTGATCAAAGTGAACAGCTTTGTGGATCAGCGCGAGCTCGGCGTCACCAGCAAGGCGCCGCGCTGGGCCATCGCCTACAAGTACCAGCCCGAGCAGGCGGAGACCAAGCTCCTGGCCATCGACATCCAGGTGGGCCGCACGGGTGCACTTACACCCGTGGCGCGGCTGGTGCCCGTACTGGTCAGCGGCAGCACCGTCAGCAATGCCACACTGCACAACTATGAGGAGATCGAGCGCAAGGACATCCGCGTGGGCGACACGGTCATCATTGAAAAGGCCGGCGAGATCATTCCTGCCGTCGTCTCCGTGAAGAAGGAACTGCGCAGTGGCGATGAAAGCACGGTGGCCGCACCCACGCATTGTCCGGTGTGCGGCACTGCCGTGCACAAGGATGAAGAGCAGGTGGTCATCCGCTGCCCCAATCCGCACTGCCCCGAGGTGGTGAAGCGCCGCATCGAGCACTTCGTCAGCCGTGGCGCCATGGACATCAGCGGGCTGGGAGAGGCTGTTATCGCGCAACTGGTGGATTTTAAGAAAGCAGATGGTTCGAGGCTGGTGGCCGATGTGGCTGATATCTATGATATGGATGAGCTGTCCCTGGCACGGCTGGACCGCGTCGGCACCAAGAGCATCGACAACTACCTCAAGGCCATCTCCTCTAGCAAACAGCAGGATCCGTGGCGTCTCGTCTTCGGTCTCGGCATTCTGCATGTTGGCGCAGGTGGCGCGCGCAAGCTCATCGAGCACTTTGGCGGCATCGACGCCATCGCCAAGGCCAGCGTCGAGGAGCTCATGCAGTGTCCTGACATCGGCGAGATCGTGGCTGTCAGCATCCACGCCTGGTTCCGTGAGGCAAACAACATCACGCTGCTGGACCGCCTGCGCGCTGGGGGGCTCAATTTCACGCAGAAAGCCGTCGAAGCCGCTTCCGACAAACTCAACGGCACCACCTGGGTCATCACCGGCACCTTGAGCCAGGATCGTGAAACCATCGCCGACACCATCCGTGCCAACGGTGGCAAGGTGAGCGGCAGCGTCAGCGGCAAGACGACCTATCTCCTCGCTGGTGAAGATGCAGGCAGCAAACTCGACAAAGCCACCAAGCTGGGCGTGAAGATCGTCAACGAGGCGGAGTTTCGGGCGATGCTTTGA
- a CDS encoding DUF3817 domain-containing protein, with protein MKNPVSFLRTVALLEAVSYMILLFIAMPLKYAMGMPMAVRIAGSVHGGLFVVFCFALYRVLMHTSWPFKRAVFVFIVSLLPFVPFFIDRRMREWSADSNQTEA; from the coding sequence ATGAAAAACCCCGTTTCATTCCTGCGCACGGTCGCCCTGCTGGAAGCTGTTTCCTATATGATCCTGCTCTTCATCGCCATGCCGCTGAAGTACGCCATGGGCATGCCGATGGCGGTCAGGATCGCGGGCTCGGTGCATGGCGGCCTGTTCGTGGTGTTCTGCTTTGCGCTCTATCGTGTGCTGATGCACACAAGCTGGCCGTTCAAGCGTGCGGTGTTTGTCTTTATCGTCTCGCTGCTGCCCTTTGTGCCTTTCTTCATCGACCGCCGCATGCGTGAATGGTCGGCGGACTCCAACCAGACCGAGGCGTGA
- a CDS encoding ABC transporter ATP-binding protein, translating into MISIQGLTKRFGAQTAVDHLTWEVPPGKIVGLLGPNGAGKTTTLKMVTGMLQSDEGTALVCGVNVATHPMEAKRLLGFVPDSGAVYESLTGLEFLLMIGALYGICEEEARPRIRQFLDFFELDEQTLSSKFLGAYSKGMRRKVVITAALLHNPKVVLLDEPLDGLDANAAVGFKALLETLAREGKTIVYSSHVLDVVERVCDSVAIMAQGRLLVEGSPKELQHQHGADTLEQLFTRLTGLSGLEARAESFAKNMLS; encoded by the coding sequence ATGATCTCCATTCAGGGTCTCACCAAGCGCTTTGGCGCTCAGACTGCCGTCGATCACCTGACATGGGAGGTGCCTCCGGGGAAAATCGTGGGACTGCTGGGGCCGAACGGGGCAGGGAAGACCACCACCCTCAAAATGGTCACTGGCATGCTCCAGTCAGATGAAGGCACCGCCCTCGTCTGCGGGGTGAATGTGGCCACCCACCCTATGGAGGCCAAGCGCCTGCTCGGTTTCGTCCCTGACTCCGGCGCAGTGTATGAGTCCCTCACCGGGCTGGAGTTTCTCCTCATGATCGGCGCGCTCTACGGCATCTGCGAGGAGGAGGCCCGGCCGCGCATTCGGCAGTTTCTCGATTTCTTCGAGCTCGATGAGCAGACGCTCTCCTCCAAATTTCTCGGGGCCTATTCCAAGGGGATGCGGCGCAAGGTCGTCATCACCGCCGCGCTGCTGCACAATCCCAAGGTGGTGCTGCTGGACGAGCCGCTGGACGGGCTGGACGCCAATGCCGCCGTCGGCTTCAAAGCGCTGCTGGAAACCCTGGCGCGTGAGGGCAAGACCATCGTGTACAGCTCCCACGTGCTGGATGTGGTGGAGCGTGTGTGCGACAGCGTGGCCATCATGGCGCAGGGCAGGCTGCTGGTGGAGGGTTCGCCGAAGGAACTGCAGCACCAGCATGGTGCGGACACGCTGGAGCAGCTCTTCACCCGGCTCACCGGCCTCAGCGGGCTGGAGGCACGCGCGGAGTCCTTTGCCAAAAACATGCTGTCATGA
- a CDS encoding Tgt2/MlaC family protein yields MTLRFLLPVLLLAAPFTASAQLADAQSKLKSAVAEVLSVADRTGNRSALPNSLRPVLQKHVSFETMTKRAVGPGWRQFSPAQQQQATELFSTLIIRSYSSKFTPGEHPDITYQQALQPAEGRVDVPTNMVYKGSHYNVVYRMEQVQGWRITDVVIEGVSLIANYRSQLDAQFQKGGANAVISSLSQSVSRPQ; encoded by the coding sequence ATGACCCTGCGTTTCCTGCTCCCAGTCCTGCTTTTAGCAGCACCCTTTACTGCCAGTGCGCAGCTGGCTGATGCGCAGTCCAAGCTCAAGTCTGCCGTGGCGGAAGTGCTTTCCGTGGCCGACCGCACCGGCAATCGCAGCGCACTGCCCAACAGCCTGCGTCCTGTGCTGCAGAAGCACGTGAGCTTTGAGACGATGACCAAGCGCGCTGTGGGCCCAGGCTGGCGGCAGTTCAGCCCAGCCCAGCAGCAGCAGGCCACCGAGCTCTTCTCCACCCTCATCATCCGCAGCTACAGCAGCAAATTCACCCCTGGAGAGCACCCGGACATCACCTATCAGCAGGCGTTGCAGCCGGCAGAGGGGCGTGTGGATGTGCCCACCAACATGGTTTACAAAGGCAGCCACTACAACGTCGTGTACCGCATGGAGCAGGTGCAGGGCTGGCGTATCACGGACGTGGTCATCGAAGGCGTCAGCCTGATCGCCAACTATCGCAGCCAGCTTGATGCCCAGTTTCAAAAAGGCGGAGCCAACGCCGTAATCAGTTCACTTTCGCAATCTGTCTCCCGTCCACAATGA
- a CDS encoding ABC transporter ATP-binding protein, whose protein sequence is MGADTTPLLLKIEGLQKGFGGNVVLDGASLDVPRGSLVTVLGRSGAGKSVLLKCLADVVQPDSGSIFFDGKPLATGDAAARADFRRRCSFLFQSNALFDSLTALENVELPLEQTTSVPDKEIRERSLEALRQLELEAYKDHYPSQLSGGMQKRLALARAIVTRPELVLFDEPTAGLDPLRRNAVFAMIAKYQRQFGFTALVVTHDLTEALLASDRVALLDKGRMCFEGTPDEFSASTSTVVGDFRDSAAALGRTLASIRRGEALQPEDS, encoded by the coding sequence ATGGGCGCTGACACCACACCACTCCTGCTCAAGATCGAAGGCCTGCAAAAAGGCTTCGGTGGCAATGTGGTGCTGGACGGCGCATCTCTCGACGTGCCGCGTGGCAGTCTGGTCACGGTGCTGGGCCGCAGCGGGGCAGGGAAGTCGGTGTTGCTCAAGTGCCTAGCCGATGTGGTGCAGCCAGATTCCGGCAGCATTTTCTTTGACGGCAAACCGCTCGCTACAGGAGATGCCGCCGCCCGGGCGGACTTCCGCAGGCGCTGCAGCTTTCTGTTTCAGAGCAATGCACTCTTTGACTCTCTGACCGCGCTGGAAAACGTGGAATTGCCTCTGGAGCAGACCACCTCTGTGCCCGACAAGGAAATTCGCGAGCGCAGCCTTGAGGCCCTGCGGCAGCTGGAGCTTGAGGCTTACAAGGACCACTACCCCAGCCAGCTCTCCGGCGGCATGCAGAAGCGCCTGGCCCTGGCACGTGCCATCGTCACCCGGCCGGAGCTGGTGCTCTTTGATGAACCCACCGCCGGGCTGGACCCGCTGCGGAGGAATGCCGTCTTTGCCATGATCGCCAAATACCAGCGCCAGTTTGGCTTTACCGCCCTGGTTGTCACGCACGACCTCACCGAGGCGCTGCTGGCCAGCGACCGCGTGGCGCTGCTGGACAAAGGCCGGATGTGCTTTGAAGGTACGCCGGACGAATTCTCCGCCTCCACCTCCACTGTGGTGGGGGATTTTCGAGATAGCGCAGCCGCACTTGGCCGTACACTTGCTTCCATCCGCCGTGGCGAGGCTCTCCAACCCGAAGACTCATGA
- a CDS encoding MlaE family ABC transporter permease, whose translation MLRAVGRYTLSILHELGDFALFTGQSFRAAAGARRLWRRVVRAGFEQGVRCLPVILIVGMFTGLVLGLQGYYVLNRFGSEGLLGTLVSLSLIRELGPVLAALMLVGQAGSALAAELGMQRNTEQIAALETMGASSHAYLVTPRLLAALVVYPMQTALFITIGLWGGSLSGSMLLGLEPGIYWSAVERAVEAPDVRECFTKAATFGLLTIALCAYHGFNAHLCSTATGARAVSASTTRAVVQSSIIVLAADYVITSFLV comes from the coding sequence ATGTTGCGCGCCGTAGGTCGATACACACTCTCCATACTCCATGAGCTGGGAGACTTTGCCCTCTTCACAGGGCAGTCCTTTCGTGCCGCAGCTGGTGCCCGGCGGCTCTGGCGGCGTGTGGTGCGTGCTGGTTTTGAGCAGGGCGTGCGCTGCCTGCCGGTCATCCTGATCGTGGGCATGTTCACCGGGCTGGTGCTCGGCCTGCAGGGGTATTATGTGCTGAACCGCTTTGGCTCCGAGGGCCTGCTGGGCACGCTGGTTTCTCTCAGCCTCATCCGTGAGCTGGGGCCGGTGCTGGCAGCTCTCATGCTGGTGGGGCAGGCCGGATCCGCCCTGGCAGCAGAGCTGGGCATGCAGCGGAATACCGAGCAGATCGCCGCACTGGAAACCATGGGTGCCAGCAGCCATGCCTACCTCGTCACGCCACGCCTGCTGGCCGCGCTGGTGGTCTACCCCATGCAGACAGCTCTCTTCATCACCATAGGTCTCTGGGGTGGCAGCCTTTCGGGCTCGATGCTCCTGGGGCTGGAGCCAGGCATCTATTGGTCGGCCGTGGAGCGCGCCGTGGAGGCTCCGGATGTGCGCGAATGCTTCACCAAGGCGGCCACCTTTGGGCTTCTGACCATCGCGCTATGCGCGTATCATGGCTTCAATGCCCACCTCTGCAGCACGGCCACCGGAGCACGTGCGGTCAGCGCCTCCACCACGAGGGCAGTGGTCCAATCCAGCATCATCGTGCTGGCGGCGGATTACGTCATCACTTCCTTCCTGGTCTGA
- the rnhA gene encoding ribonuclease HI translates to MKKIVIHSDGGCHGNPGPGGWAAVLVYGKHVRELKGGVPATTNNRMELQAAIEALRILKEPCEIDFHTDSQYVRQGISQWIAGWKRNGWLTSTRQPVKNADLWRALDTATARHTIRWHWVKGHAGHADNERCDTLANEAIAAVKAAHTPQQLHALLEQFKAQADE, encoded by the coding sequence GTGAAGAAAATCGTCATTCACTCTGACGGTGGCTGCCATGGCAACCCCGGCCCGGGAGGCTGGGCTGCGGTGCTGGTGTATGGCAAGCATGTGCGCGAACTGAAAGGCGGCGTGCCCGCCACCACCAACAACCGCATGGAGCTGCAGGCCGCCATCGAGGCGCTGCGCATCCTCAAGGAGCCGTGCGAGATCGACTTCCACACCGACTCCCAGTACGTGCGCCAGGGCATCAGCCAGTGGATCGCGGGCTGGAAGCGCAATGGCTGGCTCACCAGCACCAGGCAGCCGGTGAAAAACGCCGACCTCTGGCGTGCGCTGGACACCGCCACCGCCCGTCATACCATCCGCTGGCACTGGGTGAAAGGCCACGCCGGTCACGCCGACAACGAACGCTGCGACACCCTGGCCAACGAGGCTATAGCCGCTGTCAAAGCCGCCCATACACCGCAGCAACTGCATGCGCTGCTGGAGCAGTTTAAGGCACAGGCGGATGAGTAA
- a CDS encoding glycosyltransferase produces MRKIHGHGGFSFHLSMFLLNIYTSHCMPSATVHLVIPCYQESGRIGPFLAELCEVVHDLGGVTIQVVEDGSDAAEAARMREIIAPLCLVHEHLHPPLFLPQNLGKGGAVYAGWDQAPEVDWLAFVDADGSCSATEVAHLIRLAREQPRPETALFASRWDQTSPRVQRQWKRRLMGRIFGTLVATLLRIPIHDSQCGLKLIPRTAYQRISPTLHIHGFAFDVELLAALHDSGCEFEEVSIAWHETPGGHVHLIRDSFRMARDVLAIRKRRLRHAPAGGV; encoded by the coding sequence ATGCGAAAGATTCACGGCCACGGCGGTTTTAGCTTTCACCTCAGCATGTTTCTGCTGAACATCTACACCAGCCACTGCATGCCGTCAGCCACCGTTCATCTCGTGATCCCATGCTACCAGGAAAGCGGGCGCATCGGCCCCTTTCTGGCGGAGCTGTGCGAGGTGGTGCATGATCTGGGCGGCGTGACCATCCAGGTGGTGGAGGATGGATCAGATGCAGCGGAGGCAGCGCGCATGCGCGAGATCATCGCACCACTCTGCCTCGTCCATGAGCATCTGCATCCGCCGCTTTTTCTGCCGCAGAACCTTGGCAAGGGCGGTGCAGTCTATGCCGGATGGGACCAGGCACCGGAGGTGGACTGGCTGGCTTTTGTGGATGCAGACGGTTCCTGCTCCGCCACGGAGGTGGCGCATCTTATCCGCTTGGCACGCGAGCAGCCCAGACCCGAAACGGCCCTGTTTGCCTCGCGCTGGGACCAGACTAGCCCGCGTGTGCAGCGCCAGTGGAAGCGCCGGCTGATGGGACGCATCTTTGGCACGCTGGTGGCCACACTGCTGCGCATCCCCATCCACGACAGCCAGTGCGGGCTCAAGCTCATCCCCCGCACGGCTTACCAGCGCATCTCCCCCACGCTGCATATTCATGGCTTTGCCTTTGATGTGGAGCTGCTGGCCGCGCTGCATGACAGCGGCTGTGAGTTTGAGGAGGTTTCCATCGCCTGGCATGAGACACCAGGTGGGCATGTGCATCTGATCCGTGACTCCTTCCGCATGGCGCGGGATGTGCTGGCCATCCGCAAGCGCCGCCTGAGGCACGCGCCAGCCGGAGGCGTATAA
- the mlaD gene encoding outer membrane lipid asymmetry maintenance protein MlaD yields MKQSKLELYVGLFVLLGLAAVVYLTVKLGAGHMLSGDTYVMEARFSNAGGLNTGSSVLVAGVPVGRVEGIRVDPADYSAMVTLRVQSGLKLPTDTMASIKTTGLIGDKYVALAPGADETYLKAGSRITMTESSVDLESLIGKMAFGSVEKGKESPPPAP; encoded by the coding sequence ATGAAACAATCCAAACTGGAACTCTATGTAGGCCTCTTTGTGCTGCTGGGGCTCGCCGCTGTCGTTTACCTCACGGTCAAACTCGGCGCGGGCCATATGCTAAGCGGAGATACCTATGTAATGGAGGCGCGCTTTTCCAATGCTGGAGGGCTCAATACCGGCAGCAGCGTGCTGGTGGCGGGCGTGCCGGTGGGACGGGTGGAGGGTATCCGAGTGGATCCCGCCGACTATAGCGCCATGGTCACCCTGCGGGTGCAATCGGGCCTGAAACTGCCCACAGACACCATGGCCTCGATCAAAACCACCGGCCTGATCGGTGACAAATATGTGGCACTTGCGCCCGGCGCAGACGAAACTTATCTTAAAGCTGGTTCGCGGATCACAATGACCGAGTCCTCGGTCGATTTGGAATCGTTGATTGGCAAGATGGCTTTCGGTAGTGTTGAAAAAGGCAAAGAATCTCCCCCTCCAGCTCCATGA